A single Callithrix jacchus isolate 240 chromosome 4, calJac240_pri, whole genome shotgun sequence DNA region contains:
- the LOC118152940 gene encoding uncharacterized protein LOC118152940, translating into MHYLKNKCIKSQAECGCLRLLLLLLSASVGTAICPCPLVCPLLILRGDSPGRGALRPRPGCRAGLETLSPEAARARACVQGPCGRGDQDAPFGSIWEKGSAPAPVELSGVLRVGVPHHPRKDSVFPPPACNTGKTRPQPMLRFHLQNEAFLKEDTCVPGVKVGDWVAPPIPRTSTVMGSTLLAHLPRSRRPESPPRWWCCGRPPWAPFPHPAPRLPRWGVPRHTCAGVGTSASPAPCVPRRPSRPPPLAPSPPLSRDRTPTPRAAPVNRLPRAKAGALFNAAPQLLPDL; encoded by the coding sequence AtgcactatttaaaaaataaatgtataaaaagtcAGGCTGAATGCGGCTGcctgaggctgctgctgctgctgctttcggCCTCTGTGGGAACAGCGATTTGTCCCTGCCCTCTAGTGTGTCCCTTGCTCATCTTGCGAGGCGACTCCCCCGGCCGAGGGGCGTTGCGGCCTAGGCCAGGGTGCCGGGCGGGCCTGGAGACCTTGTCCCCGGAGGCTGCCAGGGCCAGGGCGTGCGTCCAGGGTCCGTGTGGCCGAGGGGACCAGGACGCGCCATTCGGAAGCATTTGGGAGAAGGGATCCGCCCCTGCGCCAGTCGAGCTCAGTGGAGTCTTGCGTGTGGGGGTCCCGCACCATCCCAGGAAGGACTCAGTTTTCCCTCCTCCTGCCTGTAACACTGGGAAGACACGACCCCAGCCCATGCTTCGGTTCCATTTGCAAAATGAGgcgtttttaaaagaagacaccTGCGTGCCCGGGGTAAAGGTGGGGGACTGGGTCGCACCTCCCATTCCCCGGACTTCCACGGTGATGGGCTCTACCCTTCTCGCACACCTTCCTCGCTCCAGACGCCCTGAATCTCCCCCGCGCTGGTGGTGCTGCGGTCGACCTCCCTGGGCCCCCTTCCCGCACCCTGCCCCTCGCCTTCCTCGGTGGGGGGTGCCCCGCCACACCTGCGCCGGGGTGGGCACCTCCGCGTCTCCAGCCCCGTGCGTGCCCCGGCGCCCTAGCCGCCCTCCTCCGCTCGCCCCCTCCCCGCCTTTGTCCCGCGACCGGACCCCCACCCCTCGCGCTGCTCCTGTGAACCGGCTGCCCCGTGCGAAGGCGGGGGCACTTTTCAATGCAGCGCCGCAGCTCCTTCCAGATTTGTAA